From the Piliocolobus tephrosceles isolate RC106 unplaced genomic scaffold, ASM277652v3 unscaffolded_24038, whole genome shotgun sequence genome, the window CCAGGGCGAGCACATTCCCTGGCAGAGCCGCGACGCAGTGGGGTGGGGTGCCCTCTCCCACTCCTTGTTTCCAGGGGTCAGTGCCTGGAGAGGGTGGCCCTAGGAGAGGAGGGTGGCCCCATGCAGCCTCCCCGAGCCCCCAGCACTCTTGGAGCCCCACTCCTGGGGGGTACTCACAGGTGCCAGGCTCCCATCCCATTTCCTGGCTAAGAGTTGAGTCCTTACCGCCTGAGACTGGGGGCTTCTGGGAACAGACCTGCCTGGATAAATTCTGCCAGGAGTGGTGGGTCCTCCCCAGGATCCTCTGCAGTCTCCCTGCCCTGCATCCCCGAGTCCCAGGGGCCCATTTCCTCCTGCACTGCCGTGCAAGCTCCCACACTGAGGGGCACTCTCTAAAATGGGGCTGGGGCCACAGCCCTGGATGATGAGCGTGCTGGCTGGAGAGGAAGACAGTGACGAGAGGGGGGAGTCCATGGGGCTGGTCTCCCACAGGTCCGCCAGCACCCGTGCACACTTCAGAGATAAGGCCAGGGTGCTGCTGACAACCCCTGCTCTGttttcccaaagttctaggaAACTCCATTTTGGACACTTTCTGTTCTTTATGTTTCAATCCAGCCAAGCCCCA encodes:
- the LOC116418628 gene encoding uncharacterized protein LOC116418628 is translated as MEFPRTLGKQSRGCQQHPGLISEVCTGAGGPVGDQPHGLPPLVTVFLSSQHAHHPGLWPQPHFRECPSVWELARQCRRKWAPGTRGCRAGRLQRILGRTHHSWQNLSRQVCSQKPPVSGGKDSTLSQEMGWEPGTCEYPPGVGLQECWGLGEAAWGHPPLLGPPSPGTDPWKQGVGEGTPPHCVAALPGNVLALAPWSGTLGTCTGRHPVCAPGPQPPTSSSRWPQLARAVARCWSHLLTAPVAEFYLPLEVSRAVLDWAGYGRGCRPTVSLRAAAEVTGTRQGAAGALRSVGGEGGVGWRHGCMRGHRTRQGGAWGVWEWFGVWGRGSEERLACHGPVLTVAGGRTAWQAASLASDL